A region from the Gossypium hirsutum isolate 1008001.06 chromosome A08, Gossypium_hirsutum_v2.1, whole genome shotgun sequence genome encodes:
- the LOC107948279 gene encoding polyadenylate-binding protein-interacting protein 11, whose product MAVVENGSNQDAAATAVASNDQDQSKQNHVGSRIDPSLHQNDQGLYDKIGAPNHRSNGGDLQMSNGGTGDDVGDSFKRDMRELQELFSKLNPMAEEFVPHSIANHGLTGGFFINNSFLQNNTNISRNGHANENGAGRRKKNFNQGKRRLNNRTSMAQREEVIRRTVYVSDIDQQVTEEQLAGLFVSCGQVVDCRICGDPNSVLRFAFVEFTDEEGARAALNHAGTMLGFYPVRVLPSKTAIAPVNPTFLPRNEDERQMCARTIYCTNIDKKVTQADVKLFFETVCGEVYHLRLLGDYHHSTRIAFVEFVMAESAIAALNCSGVVLGSLPIRVSPSKTPVRPRTPRLPMH is encoded by the exons ATGGCAGTAGTTGAGAATGGTTCGAATCAAGATGCGGCTGCAACAGCAGTGGCATCAAACGATCAGGATCAGTCAAAGCAAAACCATGTTGGGTCAAGAATTGATCCAAGCTTACACCAGAACGATCAGGGGTTGTACGACAAGATCGGTGCCCCCAATCATCGATCCAACGGTGGGGATTTACAGATGAGCAATGGTGGTACTGGGGATGACGTTGGGGATAGCTTCAAGAGAGACATGAGAGAGTTGCAAGAACTGTTCTCCAAGCTTAACCCCATGGCTGAAGAGTTCGTGCCCCATTCAATTGCTAACCATGGACTTACTGGAGGGTTTTTCATTAACAACTCTTTTCTGCAAAACAACACCAACATCTCGAGGAATGGTCATGCTAATGAAAATGGTGCTGGTAGGCGG aagaaaaatttcaatcaaGGTAAAAGGAGATTGAACAATAGGACAAGTATGGCCCAGAGAGAAGAGGTTATCCGTAGGACTGTTTATGTCTCTGATATTGACCAACAG GTCACTGAAGAGCAGCTTGCAGGTTTATTTGTGAGCTGCGGGCAG GTGGTTGATTGCCGCATATGTGGTGATCCTAATTCTGTGCTTCGTTTTGCCTTTGTTGAGTTCACTGACGAAG AAGGTGCGCGAGCTGCTCTGAATCATGCAGGGACTATGCTTGGATTCTACCCAGTTAGGGTGCTACCTTCGAAAACAGCTATTGCACCAGTTAATCCAACATTTTTGCCGAGG AATGAAGATGAACGCCAGATGTGTGCAAGAACTATCTACTGTACAAACATTGACAAGAAG GTTACTCAAGCTGATGTTAAGCTCTTTTTTGAAACAGTCTGTGGGGAG GTTTATCACCTGAGGTTGCTGGGGGACTACCACCATTCAACTCGCATTGCTTTTGTTGAGTTTGTAATG GCTGAAAGTGCAATTGCTGCTCTCAACTGTAGTGGTGTGGTTCTGGGGTCATTGCCAATAAG GGTAAGCCCATCAAAGACCCCAGTTCGGCCTCGCACCCCTCGCCTTCCCATGCACTGA